Proteins encoded by one window of Chrysemys picta bellii isolate R12L10 chromosome 10, ASM1138683v2, whole genome shotgun sequence:
- the LINGO1 gene encoding leucine-rich repeat and immunoglobulin-like domain-containing nogo receptor-interacting protein 1 isoform X2 gives MIAGEVSMHSPILACWQPILLLMLGSVLSGSATGCPPRCECSAQERSVLCHRKRFFAVPEGIPTETRLLDLGKNRIKTLNQDEFANYPHVEELELNENIISAIEPGAFNNLFNLRTLGLRSNRLKLIPLGVFTGLSNLTKLDISENKIVILLDYMFQDLYNLKSLEVGDNDLVYISHRAFSGLNSLEQLTLEKCNLTSIPTEALSHLHGLIVLRLRHLNINAIRDYSFRRLYRLKVLEISHWPYLDTMTSNCLYGLNLTSLSITHCNLTSIPYVSVRHLVYLRFLNLSYNPILTIEGSMLHDLLRLQEIQLVGGQLSTVEPYAFRGLNYLRILNVSGNLLTTLEESAFHSVGNLETLILDNNPLACDCRLLWVFRRRWRLNFNKQQPTCSTPEFVQGKEFKDFPDVLLPNYFTCRRARIRDRKPQQIFVDEGHTVHFVCRADGDPPPMIMWLSPRKHLISTKTNGRLTVFPDGTLEVRYAQIQDNGTYLCIASNAGGNDTMLAHLHVRSYSPDWPHQPNKTFAFISNQPNESDANSTRATVPFPFDIKTLIIATTMGFISFLGVVLFCLVLLFLWSRGKGNTKHNIEIEYVPRKSDAGISSADAPRKFNMKMI, from the coding sequence ATGATAGCTGGGGAGGTGAGCATGCATAGCCCAATTCTGGCCTGCTGGCAGCCTATCCTCCTTCTGATGCTGGGATCCGTCCTCTCTGGCTCTGCCACGGGCTGCCCGCCCCGCTGCGAGTGCTCTGCCCAGGAGCGCTCGGTGCTGTGCCATCGAAAGCGATTCTTCGCCGTCCCCGAGGGGATCCCGACTGAGACCCGGCTCCTGGACTTGGGTAAGAACCGAATCAAGACTCTCAACCAGGATGAATTTGCCAACTACCCTCACGTGGAGGAGCTGGAGTTAAACGAGAACATTATCAGTGCCATTGAGCCTGGGGCTTTCAACAACCTCTTCAACCTCAGGACTCTGGGTCTCAGGAGTAACCGACTCAAGCTCATCCCCTTGGGGGTGTTTACCGGACTGAGCAATCTTACCAAGCTAGACATTAGTGAGAACAAAATTGTGATCCTCCTAGACTACATGTTCCAGGACTTGTACAACCTGAAGTCTTTGGAGGTTGGGGACAATGACCTGGTCTATATCTCCCACCGGGCCTTTAGCGGCCTCAACAGCTTGGAGCAGCTGACGCTGGAGAAATGCAACTTGACCTCCATCCCCACGGAGGCGCTGTCTCACTTGCACGGCTTGATTGTGCTGAGGCTGCGCCACCTGAACATCAACGCCATCAGGGATTACTCATTTAGGAGGCTCTACAGGCTTAAGGTCCTTGAGATCTCCCACTGGCCCTATCTGGATACCATGACGTCCAACTGCCTCTATGGACTGAACCTGACATCCTTGTCCATCACCCACTGCAATCTGACTTCCATCCCTTACGTCTCTGTCAGACACTTAGTTTATCTCAGGTTCCTGAACCTGTCCTACAACCCCATCCTCACCATTGAGGGCTCCATGCTGCATGACCTGCTCCGGCTGCAGGAGATCCAGCTGGTGGGTGGGCAGCTCAGCACCGTGGAGCCCTACGCCTTCAGAGGCCTCAACTACTTGCGCATCTTGAACGTCTCCGGAAACCTGCTGACCACACTGGAGGAGTCAGCCTTCCACTCGGTGGGGAACCTGGAGACGCTCATTTTGGATAATAACCCTTTGGCCTGCGACTGCCGGCTGCTTTGGGTTTTCCGACGCCGCTGGAGGTTGAACTTCAACAAGCAGCAGCCCACCTGCTCCACCCCCGAGTTCGTCCAGGGGAAGGAGTTCAAGGACTTCCCCGACGTGCTCCTGCCCAACTATTTCACCTGCCGCCGGGCGCGCATACGGGACCGCAAGCCGCAGCAGATCTTTGTGGATGAGGGCCATACGGTACATTTTGTCTGCCGGGCAGATGGGGATCCGCCCCCCATGATCATGTGGCTCTCTCCCAGAAAGCACCTCATCTCTACCAAAACCAATGGGCGGCTCACCGTCTTTCCCGATGGCACTCTGGAGGTGCGCTACGCCCAGATCCAGGACAATGGCACCTACCTATGCATCGCCAGCAATGCGGGTGGCAATGACACCATGCTGGCGCACCTTCACGTGCGGAGCTACTCCCCAGATTGGCCCCACCAGCCCAACAAGACCTTTGCTTTCATCTCCAACCAACCCAACGAGAGCGACGCCAACAGCACGCGTGCCACCGTGCCTTTCCCCTTCGACATCAAGACTCTGATCATCGCCACCACCATGGGATTCATCTCCTTCCTGGGCGTGGTGCTATTCTGTCTGGTGCTTCTCTTCCTGTGGAGCCGGGGGAAAGGCAACACAAAGCACAACATCGAGATCGAGTACGTGCCACGCAAGTCCGACGCCGGCATCAGCTCTGCTGATGCGCCGCGCAAGTTCAACATGAAAATGATCTAA
- the LINGO1 gene encoding leucine-rich repeat and immunoglobulin-like domain-containing nogo receptor-interacting protein 1 isoform X1: MQVRDRMIAGEVSMHSPILACWQPILLLMLGSVLSGSATGCPPRCECSAQERSVLCHRKRFFAVPEGIPTETRLLDLGKNRIKTLNQDEFANYPHVEELELNENIISAIEPGAFNNLFNLRTLGLRSNRLKLIPLGVFTGLSNLTKLDISENKIVILLDYMFQDLYNLKSLEVGDNDLVYISHRAFSGLNSLEQLTLEKCNLTSIPTEALSHLHGLIVLRLRHLNINAIRDYSFRRLYRLKVLEISHWPYLDTMTSNCLYGLNLTSLSITHCNLTSIPYVSVRHLVYLRFLNLSYNPILTIEGSMLHDLLRLQEIQLVGGQLSTVEPYAFRGLNYLRILNVSGNLLTTLEESAFHSVGNLETLILDNNPLACDCRLLWVFRRRWRLNFNKQQPTCSTPEFVQGKEFKDFPDVLLPNYFTCRRARIRDRKPQQIFVDEGHTVHFVCRADGDPPPMIMWLSPRKHLISTKTNGRLTVFPDGTLEVRYAQIQDNGTYLCIASNAGGNDTMLAHLHVRSYSPDWPHQPNKTFAFISNQPNESDANSTRATVPFPFDIKTLIIATTMGFISFLGVVLFCLVLLFLWSRGKGNTKHNIEIEYVPRKSDAGISSADAPRKFNMKMI; encoded by the coding sequence GTGAGAGATAGGATGATAGCTGGGGAGGTGAGCATGCATAGCCCAATTCTGGCCTGCTGGCAGCCTATCCTCCTTCTGATGCTGGGATCCGTCCTCTCTGGCTCTGCCACGGGCTGCCCGCCCCGCTGCGAGTGCTCTGCCCAGGAGCGCTCGGTGCTGTGCCATCGAAAGCGATTCTTCGCCGTCCCCGAGGGGATCCCGACTGAGACCCGGCTCCTGGACTTGGGTAAGAACCGAATCAAGACTCTCAACCAGGATGAATTTGCCAACTACCCTCACGTGGAGGAGCTGGAGTTAAACGAGAACATTATCAGTGCCATTGAGCCTGGGGCTTTCAACAACCTCTTCAACCTCAGGACTCTGGGTCTCAGGAGTAACCGACTCAAGCTCATCCCCTTGGGGGTGTTTACCGGACTGAGCAATCTTACCAAGCTAGACATTAGTGAGAACAAAATTGTGATCCTCCTAGACTACATGTTCCAGGACTTGTACAACCTGAAGTCTTTGGAGGTTGGGGACAATGACCTGGTCTATATCTCCCACCGGGCCTTTAGCGGCCTCAACAGCTTGGAGCAGCTGACGCTGGAGAAATGCAACTTGACCTCCATCCCCACGGAGGCGCTGTCTCACTTGCACGGCTTGATTGTGCTGAGGCTGCGCCACCTGAACATCAACGCCATCAGGGATTACTCATTTAGGAGGCTCTACAGGCTTAAGGTCCTTGAGATCTCCCACTGGCCCTATCTGGATACCATGACGTCCAACTGCCTCTATGGACTGAACCTGACATCCTTGTCCATCACCCACTGCAATCTGACTTCCATCCCTTACGTCTCTGTCAGACACTTAGTTTATCTCAGGTTCCTGAACCTGTCCTACAACCCCATCCTCACCATTGAGGGCTCCATGCTGCATGACCTGCTCCGGCTGCAGGAGATCCAGCTGGTGGGTGGGCAGCTCAGCACCGTGGAGCCCTACGCCTTCAGAGGCCTCAACTACTTGCGCATCTTGAACGTCTCCGGAAACCTGCTGACCACACTGGAGGAGTCAGCCTTCCACTCGGTGGGGAACCTGGAGACGCTCATTTTGGATAATAACCCTTTGGCCTGCGACTGCCGGCTGCTTTGGGTTTTCCGACGCCGCTGGAGGTTGAACTTCAACAAGCAGCAGCCCACCTGCTCCACCCCCGAGTTCGTCCAGGGGAAGGAGTTCAAGGACTTCCCCGACGTGCTCCTGCCCAACTATTTCACCTGCCGCCGGGCGCGCATACGGGACCGCAAGCCGCAGCAGATCTTTGTGGATGAGGGCCATACGGTACATTTTGTCTGCCGGGCAGATGGGGATCCGCCCCCCATGATCATGTGGCTCTCTCCCAGAAAGCACCTCATCTCTACCAAAACCAATGGGCGGCTCACCGTCTTTCCCGATGGCACTCTGGAGGTGCGCTACGCCCAGATCCAGGACAATGGCACCTACCTATGCATCGCCAGCAATGCGGGTGGCAATGACACCATGCTGGCGCACCTTCACGTGCGGAGCTACTCCCCAGATTGGCCCCACCAGCCCAACAAGACCTTTGCTTTCATCTCCAACCAACCCAACGAGAGCGACGCCAACAGCACGCGTGCCACCGTGCCTTTCCCCTTCGACATCAAGACTCTGATCATCGCCACCACCATGGGATTCATCTCCTTCCTGGGCGTGGTGCTATTCTGTCTGGTGCTTCTCTTCCTGTGGAGCCGGGGGAAAGGCAACACAAAGCACAACATCGAGATCGAGTACGTGCCACGCAAGTCCGACGCCGGCATCAGCTCTGCTGATGCGCCGCGCAAGTTCAACATGAAAATGATCTAA